The following proteins are co-located in the Acropora palmata chromosome 11, jaAcrPala1.3, whole genome shotgun sequence genome:
- the LOC141897677 gene encoding uncharacterized protein LOC141897677 — protein sequence MSGCKIFSICNVVEDESQYVGEIKELLSFQRSSLLTSIAFSRDEQHLLVGDGSGSNVYVCQVGERLRLRTISDIPSPTGIAVTECGTVFLSSSKENALFSLKEEEMLQGTETLTKVSGGTAGHCDGVKSGWNMPSSLCAYRNTVFVCDTGNKAIRMLTSAKGLIPLQSRFARYANVFRIDKQAREDDLPVTFDDHVRLVEEVVAFLSSHEQEALERTGKWNTNGPDLAIPRATRQSFVIALESLTSLANTMTEIGQEHLLDKICFIILTTLSVECFFKGMRADHDMPTVTNYAYRRARCVQDGMLRIYQGEFSYFTGPNSFYPEKIIKGEPPNIKKRPNKQSAIPDGTGSKEEDRRREAVMREFVREYGKGVRQENVRSKTKELTGTLPYALSMRPILITASSEDSQDITAACQIVDANITLQGITVRVQTIYRKEDVVAVRHDRRREISPFWLAVLLEDVQVEVNDRKFLRQKVALQWLNQTSDPLTYTPGDTCNRNSPKCILTQVVGYTGEGANITLSSEEDIRLCRLANGDLSDDEDVEDTEDAEVFVDTAAEPTEDEREVSLPRLPGVSLSGRQTTRFLLR from the exons ATGAGCGGCTG TAagattttttcaatttgtaatGTTGTGGAGGACGAATCTCAGTACGTTGGGGAGATAAAGGAATTGCTGTCTTTTCAAAGGTCTTCTTTATTGACTTCAATAGCCTTTTCTCGTGACGAGCAGCACCTTTTGGTCGGCGACGGAAGTGGCTCGAATGTTTATGTATGCCAAGTAGGAGAGAGATTGAGATTAAGGACAATTTCAGATATTCCAAGTCCCACAGGAATCGCAGTTACAGAATGTGGGACGGTGTTCTTATCCTCTAGCAAAGAAAACGCACTGTTCAGCTTGAAGGAGGAAGAAATGCTTCAAGGAACCGAAACCCTAACAAAAGTGAGTGGAGGTACTGCGGGTCATTGCGATGGTGTGAAAAGCGGGTGGAATATGCCGTCTTCTTTGTGCGCATATCGAAACACTGTTTTTGTATGTGACACAGGCAACAAAGCGATAAGAATGCTGACGTCAGCAAAAGGACTTATTCCCCTTCAAAGTAGATTTGCTCGTTATGCCAATGTCTTTCGAATAGATAAGCAAGCTAGAGAAGACGACCTACCAGTTACCTTTGATGATCACGTAAGGCTTGTTGAGGAAGTAGTTGCTTTTCTTTCCAGTCACGAACAGGAAGCATTAGAGAGGACAGGAAAGTGGAATACAAATGGCCCTGACTTGGCAATACCTCGCGCCACAAGACAATCCTTTGTCATAGCTTTAGAATCACTTACAAGCCTTGCCAATACCATGACAGAGATTGGACAGGAACACCTTCTGGACAAGATCTGCTTCATAATTCTGACAACCTTAAGTgtagaatgtttttttaaagGGATGAGAGCAGACCACGACATGCCGACCGTGACCAACTACGCCTACAGAAGAGCTCGTTGCGTCCAGGACGGCATGCTTCGTATTTACCAGGGagagttttcttattttacagGGCCAAACTCGTTTTATCCCGAGAAGATAATCAAGGGTGAGCCTCCAAACATTAAGAAGCGTCCCAACAAGCAGTCAGCTATCCCAGATGGAACGGGAAGTAAAGAAGAAGACAGAAGGAGAGAAGCTGTAATGAGAGAATTTGTTAGGGAGTACGGAAAAGGCGTACGACAGGAAAACGTCCGCTCAAAAACAAAGGAGCTGACTGGCACCCTTCCGTACGCACTTAGCATGCGTCCCATCCTCATCACAGCTTCATCTGAAGATAGCCAAGACATTACAGCGGCCTGCCAAATTGTGGATGCCAACATTACGTTGCAGGGTATAACTGTGCGGGTGCAGACCATATACCGTAAGGAAGATGTGGTTGCGGTAAGGCATGACCGAAGAAGGGAGATTTCGCCGTTCTGGTTGGCAGTTCTGTTGGAAGACGTACAAGTAGAGGTTAATGATCGAAAATTCTTAAGACAGAAAGTAGCACTTCAGTGGCTAAACCAGACAAGTGATCCCCTTACGTACACTCCAGGTGATACCTGTAATAGAAATTCTCCCAAATGCATTTTGACCCAGGTTGTGGGATACACTGGAGAAGGTGCAAATATTACTCTATCCTCAGAGGAGGACATCAGGCTCTGCAGGCTTGCAAATGGCGACCTGAGTGACGATGAAGATGTTGAAGATACTGAAGATGCGGAAGTTTTCGTTGATACAGCAGCAGAACCGACAGAGGATGAAAGGGAAGTTTCGCTTCCGAGATTGCCTGGGGTTAGCCTATCAGGACGGCAAACTACACGCTTTTTATTAAGATGA